In Neisseria animalis, a single window of DNA contains:
- the ileS gene encoding isoleucine--tRNA ligase — MTDYSKTVNLLESPFPMRGNLAKREPEWLKSWYELKRYQKLRQKAAGRPKFILHDGPPYANGDIHIGHAVNKILKDIIIRSKTQAGFDAPYVPGWDCHGLPIEVMVEKLHGKDMPKARFRELCREYAAEQIARQKKDFIRLGVLGDWDNPYLTMDFKTEADTVRTLGEIYQSGYLYCGAKPVQFCLDCGSSLAEAEVEYKDKISPAIDAAYPFKDNAALAEAFGLSNIDGEACAVIWTTTPWTLPASQAVSAGAEIVYQLIDTPKGKLVLAKDLAEDAMKRYGFDADGLTVLAETTGAALENLHLSHPFIERDILMLNGDHVTTDAGTGLVHTAPAHGLEDYFVSNKYGIELYNPVNAEGRYISEVPRVAGMTVWEANPVIIEWLQENNRLLANAKLEHSYAHCWRHKTPLIYRATGQWFIGMDKAGADGRTLRDKALKAVDDTEFFPSWGRARLQAMIEGRPDWVVSRQRYWGTPMTFFVHKETGELHPNSAELLEQVAQRIEEKGIEAWFALDKSELLSAEDCEQYDKLTDTMDVWFDSGSTHYSVLKQRDGLAWPADLYLEGSDQHRGWFQSSMLTGCASSMARAPYKQLLTHGFVVDQNGRKMSKSIGNVVAPQEVYNEFGADILRLWAASTDYSGELAISKEILKRVTESYRRIRNTLSFLFANLSDFNPFEHAVPQDQMVEIDRYALILARRLQERVAGDYYPRYTFHFAVKDIVSFCSEDLGAFYLDILKDRLYTTKADSHARRSAQTALYHITRSLVLLIAPVLCFTGEEAWDIIGGGEEDSVLFHTWHEFPPVNEKAEAEIVKKWTAVREVREAVTAAIEPLRTDKTVGSSLQAEIEISAPEESYRALQALGSELRFALLVSKAAVTKGDELNVSAHASQGGKCERCWHYTDDIGSVSGHETICGRCADNIDGKGEERHYA; from the coding sequence ATGACCGATTACAGCAAAACCGTCAACCTGCTCGAAAGTCCGTTTCCCATGCGCGGCAATCTGGCCAAGCGCGAACCCGAATGGCTGAAAAGCTGGTACGAGCTCAAACGCTATCAAAAGCTGCGCCAAAAAGCAGCAGGCCGCCCGAAATTCATCTTGCACGACGGCCCGCCGTATGCCAACGGCGACATCCACATCGGCCATGCGGTCAACAAAATCCTGAAAGACATCATCATCCGCAGCAAAACCCAAGCCGGTTTCGACGCGCCGTACGTCCCCGGTTGGGACTGCCACGGCCTGCCGATTGAAGTGATGGTGGAAAAGCTGCACGGCAAAGACATGCCCAAAGCCCGTTTCCGAGAATTGTGCCGCGAATACGCCGCCGAACAAATCGCCCGCCAGAAAAAAGACTTCATCCGCTTGGGCGTATTGGGCGATTGGGACAATCCCTATCTGACCATGGATTTCAAAACCGAAGCCGACACCGTGCGCACCTTGGGCGAAATCTACCAATCGGGCTATCTCTACTGCGGCGCGAAACCCGTCCAATTCTGTCTCGACTGCGGTTCTTCCTTGGCCGAAGCCGAAGTGGAATACAAAGACAAAATCTCTCCCGCCATCGACGCGGCCTACCCCTTTAAAGACAACGCCGCACTCGCCGAAGCCTTCGGTTTGAGCAACATCGACGGCGAAGCCTGCGCCGTCATCTGGACGACCACGCCGTGGACGCTGCCCGCCAGCCAAGCCGTTTCCGCCGGAGCGGAAATTGTTTACCAGCTGATAGATACGCCGAAAGGCAAATTGGTATTGGCGAAAGATTTGGCCGAAGATGCGATGAAACGCTACGGCTTCGATGCAGACGGCCTCACCGTCTTGGCCGAAACCACCGGCGCGGCATTGGAAAACCTGCACCTCAGCCATCCGTTTATCGAGCGCGACATCCTGATGCTCAACGGCGACCATGTTACCACCGATGCCGGTACCGGCTTGGTGCACACCGCGCCCGCACACGGTTTGGAAGACTACTTCGTTTCCAACAAATACGGCATCGAACTTTACAACCCCGTCAATGCCGAAGGCCGCTACATCAGCGAAGTGCCCCGCGTGGCCGGCATGACCGTATGGGAAGCCAATCCGGTCATCATCGAGTGGCTGCAGGAAAACAACCGCCTGCTCGCCAATGCTAAGCTGGAACACAGCTACGCCCACTGCTGGCGGCACAAAACCCCGCTGATTTACCGCGCTACCGGCCAATGGTTTATCGGCATGGACAAAGCGGGTGCCGACGGCAGAACCCTGCGCGACAAAGCCCTGAAAGCGGTGGACGATACCGAGTTTTTCCCGTCTTGGGGACGTGCCCGCCTGCAGGCCATGATTGAAGGCCGCCCCGACTGGGTGGTTTCCCGCCAGCGTTATTGGGGTACGCCGATGACCTTCTTCGTCCACAAAGAAACAGGCGAGTTGCACCCAAACTCCGCCGAACTTTTGGAACAAGTGGCGCAACGCATCGAAGAAAAAGGCATCGAAGCTTGGTTTGCCCTCGATAAAAGCGAACTCCTGAGCGCGGAAGACTGCGAACAATACGACAAGCTCACCGACACCATGGACGTATGGTTCGACTCCGGCTCCACCCACTATTCCGTTTTGAAACAGCGCGACGGATTGGCATGGCCTGCCGATTTATACCTCGAAGGCAGCGACCAGCACCGCGGCTGGTTCCAATCCTCCATGCTCACCGGCTGCGCCTCCTCAATGGCGCGCGCACCGTACAAACAACTGCTGACACACGGCTTCGTAGTCGACCAAAACGGCCGCAAAATGTCGAAATCCATCGGCAACGTCGTCGCCCCGCAAGAGGTGTACAACGAATTCGGCGCGGATATTTTGCGCCTGTGGGCGGCCTCGACCGACTATTCGGGCGAACTGGCGATTTCCAAAGAAATCCTCAAGCGCGTAACCGAAAGCTACCGCCGCATCCGCAACACCTTGAGCTTCCTGTTTGCCAACCTCAGCGACTTCAACCCCTTCGAACACGCCGTACCGCAGGACCAAATGGTCGAAATCGACCGCTACGCCCTGATTCTGGCGCGCCGGCTGCAAGAGCGTGTGGCAGGCGACTACTACCCGCGCTACACCTTCCATTTCGCCGTGAAAGACATCGTATCTTTCTGCTCGGAGGACTTGGGCGCATTCTATCTCGACATCCTGAAAGACCGCCTCTACACCACCAAAGCCGACAGCCACGCCCGCCGCAGCGCGCAAACCGCGCTCTACCACATCACGCGCAGTCTGGTTCTGCTGATTGCACCAGTTTTGTGTTTCACCGGCGAAGAAGCGTGGGACATCATCGGCGGCGGCGAAGAAGACAGCGTCTTGTTCCACACTTGGCACGAGTTCCCGCCCGTCAACGAAAAAGCAGAAGCCGAAATCGTGAAAAAATGGACAGCCGTCCGCGAAGTGCGCGAAGCCGTTACCGCCGCCATCGAACCTTTGCGTACCGACAAAACCGTCGGCTCGTCACTACAGGCCGAAATCGAAATCAGCGCACCGGAAGAAAGCTACCGCGCCTTGCAGGCATTGGGCAGCGAACTGCGCTTTGCCCTGCTGGTTTCCAAAGCCGCCGTTACCAAAGGCGATGAGCTGAATGTCAGCGCACACGCCAGCCAAGGCGGAAAATGCGAACGCTGCTGGCACTACACCGACGACATCGGCTCCGTTTCCGGCCATGAAACCATCTGCGGCCGCTGCGCGGACAATATCGACGGCAAAGGCGAAGAGCGTCATTACGCTTGA
- a CDS encoding competence/damage-inducible protein A, which translates to MNTAFNLIIIGDEILHGTRTDKHFAFFKSMLEQHGLKLNQVQYLPDEPDLLTKQLHRSFADGLPTFVTGGIGATPDDHTRQAAAEALGVPLVRHAEAAEIIDGVTLGRGEGLDSAEHRRRLMMADFPEGAALIPNPFNKIAGFSVREHYFLPGFPVMAHPMAQWVLDTYYADRFHQTARGSRHVYVFRQPESRIAPLMQWVEEHYPEIRSFSLPSVGWTNADGQTVAPHIEFGIKAEGAAVAQLDGAWEALLEKLHDLGAEWKDRAE; encoded by the coding sequence ATGAATACGGCATTCAATCTCATTATTATTGGTGATGAAATCCTGCACGGTACGCGCACGGACAAACATTTTGCGTTTTTCAAATCGATGCTGGAGCAGCACGGCCTCAAGCTCAATCAGGTACAGTATCTGCCTGATGAACCCGATTTGCTGACCAAGCAACTGCACCGCAGTTTTGCAGACGGCCTGCCGACTTTTGTAACAGGCGGTATCGGCGCAACGCCGGACGATCACACGCGGCAGGCGGCGGCAGAGGCTTTGGGTGTGCCGCTGGTGCGCCATGCGGAAGCGGCTGAAATCATCGACGGCGTTACCTTGGGGCGCGGCGAGGGGTTGGATTCTGCCGAACACCGCCGGCGGCTGATGATGGCGGATTTTCCCGAAGGGGCGGCGCTGATACCTAATCCGTTTAATAAGATTGCCGGTTTTTCGGTTCGGGAGCATTATTTCTTGCCCGGTTTTCCGGTGATGGCGCACCCGATGGCGCAATGGGTGTTGGATACTTATTATGCCGACCGCTTCCATCAAACCGCGCGCGGCAGCCGCCATGTATATGTGTTCCGCCAGCCCGAATCGCGGATTGCGCCGCTGATGCAGTGGGTGGAGGAGCATTATCCCGAAATCCGCTCGTTCAGTCTGCCGAGCGTGGGTTGGACGAATGCAGACGGCCAAACCGTTGCGCCGCATATTGAGTTTGGTATCAAAGCCGAGGGTGCGGCGGTGGCGCAGTTGGACGGGGCATGGGAAGCCTTACTGGAAAAGCTGCATGACTTGGGTGCGGAATGGAAAGACAGGGCGGAATAA
- a CDS encoding aromatic amino acid transporter, with translation MSDKTPSLFGGAMIIAGTVIGAGMFANPTATSGVWFAGSVAVLLYTWFSMLSSGLMILEVNTHYPHGASFDTMVKDLLGRGWNVVNGLAVAFTLYLLTYAYIFVGGDLTAQGLGSLTGSEVGLPAGQLVFFGVLAACVWISTRLVDRFTSILIGGMVLAFVWATGGLVAGVKLPVLLDSNAAAGTEYWIYVAAALPVCLASFGFHGNVSSLLKYFGGNAPKVSTALKTGTLIALVIYVLWQLAIQGNLPRNEFAPVIAAGGQVSVLIETLSAFVPTGSMGEILAVFGYMAIASSFLGVTLGLFDYIADLFKWDDSAAGRTKTAAVTFLPPLVCCLLFPTGFVTAIGYVGLAASVWAAIIPAMLLYRARRKFGAGKGYRISGGAFLMVWVFVFGLANIAAQVLSQLEWVPVFKG, from the coding sequence ATGTCTGATAAAACTCCGTCGCTGTTCGGCGGCGCCATGATTATTGCCGGTACGGTTATCGGCGCGGGTATGTTTGCCAATCCTACCGCCACTTCGGGGGTGTGGTTTGCCGGTTCGGTTGCGGTATTGCTTTATACTTGGTTTTCCATGCTCTCCAGCGGCCTGATGATTTTGGAAGTGAACACCCATTACCCCCACGGGGCGAGTTTCGACACCATGGTGAAAGACCTGCTCGGGCGCGGCTGGAATGTGGTGAACGGCTTGGCCGTCGCCTTCACCCTTTACCTGCTCACCTATGCCTATATTTTTGTCGGCGGCGATTTGACCGCGCAAGGTTTGGGCAGCCTGACGGGCAGCGAAGTGGGGCTGCCGGCGGGACAATTGGTATTTTTCGGCGTATTGGCAGCCTGCGTGTGGATTTCGACACGCTTGGTCGACCGTTTTACCAGTATTTTAATCGGCGGCATGGTGCTGGCGTTTGTCTGGGCGACCGGCGGGCTGGTTGCCGGCGTGAAACTTCCGGTGCTGTTGGACAGCAATGCCGCCGCCGGTACGGAGTATTGGATTTATGTTGCTGCCGCGCTGCCGGTTTGTCTGGCTTCATTCGGTTTCCACGGCAATGTATCCAGCCTGCTGAAATATTTCGGCGGCAATGCCCCGAAAGTCTCAACGGCCTTGAAAACCGGTACGCTGATTGCATTGGTGATTTATGTTTTGTGGCAGCTGGCGATTCAGGGCAACCTGCCGCGCAATGAGTTTGCGCCGGTCATTGCTGCGGGCGGACAGGTGTCGGTATTGATTGAAACGCTGTCGGCTTTTGTGCCGACGGGCAGCATGGGGGAAATATTGGCGGTTTTCGGCTATATGGCGATTGCTTCTTCTTTTTTGGGGGTAACGCTGGGCTTGTTCGACTATATTGCCGATTTGTTCAAATGGGACGATTCTGCCGCCGGACGCACTAAAACAGCTGCGGTGACTTTCCTGCCGCCGCTGGTGTGCTGCCTGCTGTTTCCGACCGGATTCGTAACGGCCATCGGCTATGTCGGCTTGGCGGCTTCGGTGTGGGCTGCCATTATCCCTGCCATGCTGCTTTACCGTGCGCGCCGGAAATTCGGTGCGGGAAAAGGCTACCGTATCAGCGGCGGTGCATTCCTCATGGTATGGGTATTTGTGTTCGGACTGGCCAACATCGCCGCACAGGTTTTGAGCCAGCTCGAATGGGTGCCGGTATTTAAAGGTTAG
- a CDS encoding KdsC family phosphatase, whose amino-acid sequence MQTLTPELRARAEKIKLLVLDVDGVLTDGRIYIRDNGEEVKSFHTLDGHGLKMLQASGVQTAIITGRDAPSVGLRVQQLGINYYFKGIHNKRAAYAELRAQAGVAEHECAFVGDDVVDLPVMVRCGLPVAVPEAHWFTLQHAAYVTNRPAGKGAVREVCDLIMQAQGTLELALQEYVK is encoded by the coding sequence ATGCAAACCCTTACGCCGGAATTGCGCGCGCGCGCCGAAAAAATCAAACTGCTGGTTCTCGATGTGGACGGGGTGCTGACCGACGGCCGTATCTATATCCGCGACAACGGCGAAGAAGTCAAATCCTTTCACACGCTGGACGGGCACGGCTTGAAAATGTTGCAGGCAAGCGGTGTACAGACGGCCATCATTACCGGCAGGGACGCGCCGTCTGTTGGGCTGCGTGTGCAGCAGCTCGGCATCAATTATTATTTCAAAGGCATACACAACAAACGCGCCGCCTATGCCGAATTGCGCGCGCAAGCGGGTGTGGCGGAACACGAATGTGCCTTTGTCGGCGATGATGTAGTGGATTTGCCGGTAATGGTGCGCTGCGGACTGCCTGTTGCCGTACCCGAAGCACATTGGTTTACATTGCAGCACGCGGCTTATGTAACCAACCGTCCGGCAGGCAAGGGCGCGGTGCGCGAAGTGTGCGATCTGATTATGCAGGCACAAGGAACGCTTGAGCTTGCTTTGCAAGAGTATGTGAAATGA
- the argG gene encoding argininosuccinate synthase, whose translation MSQNHTILQNLPVGQKVGIAFSGGLDTSAALLWMKLKGALPYAYTANLGQPDEDDYNAIPKKAMEYGAEQARLIDCRSQLAHEGIAAIQCGAFHVATGGIAYFNTTPLGRAVTGTMLVSAMKEDDVNIWGDGSTYKGNDIERFYRYGLLTNPALKIYKPWLDQQFIDELGGRHEMSEFLITNGFNYKMSVEKAYSTDSNMLGATHEAKDLEFLNSGIKIVKPIMGVAFWDENVEVKPEEVTVRFEEGVPVALNGKEFADPVELFLEANRIGGRHGLGMSDQIENRIIEAKSRGIYEAPGMALFHIAYERLVTGIHNEDTIEQYRINGLRLGRLLYQGRWFDSQALMLRETAQRWVAKAVTGEVTLELRRGNDYSILNTESPNLTYQPERLSMEKVEDAAFTPLDRIGQLTMRNLDIVDTRGKLGIYSQSGLLQLGEGSVLPQLGHKK comes from the coding sequence ATGAGCCAAAACCATACCATTCTGCAAAATCTGCCTGTCGGCCAAAAAGTCGGCATCGCCTTCTCCGGCGGCTTGGATACTTCCGCCGCGCTGTTGTGGATGAAACTCAAAGGCGCGCTGCCCTATGCCTACACCGCCAACCTCGGCCAGCCCGACGAAGACGATTACAACGCGATTCCGAAAAAAGCCATGGAGTACGGCGCGGAACAGGCGCGTCTGATTGACTGCCGCAGCCAGCTGGCGCACGAAGGCATCGCTGCCATCCAATGCGGCGCGTTTCACGTTGCCACCGGCGGTATCGCTTATTTCAACACCACGCCTTTAGGCCGCGCCGTAACCGGCACCATGCTGGTATCGGCCATGAAGGAAGACGATGTCAACATCTGGGGCGACGGTTCTACCTACAAAGGCAACGATATCGAGCGTTTCTACCGCTACGGCCTGTTGACCAACCCTGCGCTGAAAATCTACAAACCGTGGCTCGACCAGCAATTTATCGACGAACTGGGCGGCCGCCACGAAATGAGCGAATTTTTGATTACCAACGGTTTCAACTACAAAATGTCGGTGGAAAAAGCTTACTCCACCGATTCGAATATGCTGGGTGCTACCCACGAAGCCAAAGATTTGGAATTTCTGAACAGCGGCATCAAAATCGTCAAACCGATTATGGGCGTAGCCTTCTGGGACGAAAACGTCGAAGTGAAACCGGAAGAAGTGACCGTGCGCTTTGAAGAAGGCGTACCCGTCGCTTTGAACGGCAAAGAATTTGCCGACCCGGTAGAACTCTTCCTCGAAGCCAACCGCATCGGCGGCCGCCACGGCTTGGGCATGAGCGACCAAATTGAAAACCGCATCATCGAAGCCAAATCGCGCGGCATTTACGAAGCCCCGGGCATGGCCTTGTTCCACATCGCCTACGAGCGTTTGGTGACCGGTATCCACAATGAAGACACCATCGAGCAATACCGCATCAACGGCTTACGTTTGGGCAGATTGCTGTACCAAGGCCGCTGGTTCGACAGTCAGGCACTGATGCTGCGCGAAACCGCACAACGTTGGGTAGCCAAAGCCGTTACCGGCGAAGTAACGCTGGAATTGCGCCGCGGCAACGACTACTCGATTCTGAACACCGAATCGCCCAACCTGACCTATCAGCCGGAGCGTTTGAGCATGGAAAAAGTGGAAGACGCGGCATTTACCCCGCTTGACCGCATCGGCCAACTGACCATGCGTAACCTCGACATCGTCGATACCCGCGGCAAATTGGGCATCTATTCGCAAAGCGGTCTGCTGCAACTGGGCGAAGGTTCGGTATTGCCGCAACTGGGTCATAAAAAATAA